The sequence GGATACCGATCCGCTGGATGCGCTGGTGCTGGTGTCCGAGCCGACCTTCCCGGGTTGTCTTATCGAGGCCAAGCCGGTAGGGTTGTTCCGGATGCATGATGAAAAAGGTCCGGACGAGAAGATACTATGTGTGCCGATGGGCGATCCCCACTGGAACTTCATCAAGGAACTGTCCGACGTGCCGCCGCACCTGCTCAAGGAGATCGAGCATTTCTTCATCATCTACAAGGAACTGGAGAAGAAGAAGACGGGTGTGGAGGGCTGGGAAGACCGCGCCTCGGCCATCAAGGCAGTGCATGATTCACGGAAGAGGTATCAGGACGATCTTAAGGCGCTTAGTCCTAACCGGGTTTAGTTTGAGTCTGCTGTATTGAGCAGAGATGCCTAAGTGAAATCGAGGGAAAATCCCCCTTAGTCCCCTCCTTCGACGAAGCTCAGGACAGGCTTTCGCCAAAGGGGGAGACTACGGTCAGTCCTTTTTCGCAGATCAAAGAAATCAATTGCCGCCGGTCAGAGTTGGACTACATGGGGTCCAGTTGGCCGGCGGTGGCTTTTATGGACTCCTAAGAGCCTGGGGAAAATCCCCCTTGGTCCCCTCCTTCGACGTCGCTCAGGACAGGCTTTTGTGAAAGGGGGAGGATACCGATCAGTTTGGAGTATAAGGTGTCCAGTTGGTTGGCTGCGGTTTTTATGGATTCCGGGGTGCCGGCGGACCAGTCGATGCGTTCGACACGGTGCATGGGGGCTTCGAGGTCACGGAGGGCGGCGATTACTTCGTCGCTGGCGGCGGTGACTGCTTCGAACATCTTGATGGCGTGTTCCGCCGACCAACGGGTCATGCCGCTTTGGGTATCGGTGAGCACGTCCCGGCCGCAGGCGGTCAGGACCATGGGTTTGAAGCGGAGGAAGCGGCGGTGGACGGCGGCCATGATACCGAACTGGGTGACGTAGTGGGCGTGGATGATGTCCGGCTTGATCGACAGGATCATGGGGGCGGCGTTGATGAAGGCCAGGTAGGTCAGGGGGTAGGCGGGGCTCACTACCAGCCGGTGGACCTTTATTCCGGCGTTAAGGGCGACACCGGCTGCCGGTGACTGGTGGCTGAGTAGGTGCACCTTCCAGCCACTTTCAGCGAGTTCATTCAGGAGCGCCAGCGTTTGGGGTGAGGAGGCGTCGGCGAGATGGAGGACGGTGCGGGGTTTGTTGGTTTTCATGAGGTCAAATATACCCGAAATTGGAGTGCCAGTA comes from Dehalogenimonas sp. THU2 and encodes:
- a CDS encoding glycosyltransferase, whose product is MKTNKPRTVLHLADASSPQTLALLNELAESGWKVHLLSHQSPAAGVALNAGIKVHRLVVSPAYPLTYLAFINAAPMILSIKPDIIHAHYVTQFGIMAAVHRRFLRFKPMVLTACGRDVLTDTQSGMTRWSAEHAIKMFEAVTAASDEVIAALRDLEAPMHRVERIDWSAGTPESIKTAANQLDTLYSKLIGILPLSQKPVLSDVEGGDQGGFSPGS
- a CDS encoding inorganic diphosphatase is translated as MSPEKLLNKNSSEIRIITGCGEDEASCPKVKRKRKPELEDMILTILIEIPKGSRNKYEYDKERKIIKFDRMLFSAVHYPSDYGFILDTLAEDTDPLDALVLVSEPTFPGCLIEAKPVGLFRMHDEKGPDEKILCVPMGDPHWNFIKELSDVPPHLLKEIEHFFIIYKELEKKKTGVEGWEDRASAIKAVHDSRKRYQDDLKALSPNRV